DNA sequence from the Mycobacteriales bacterium genome:
CCCGGCCGTCTCGGCCCTGATCGCCCGCGTCGCGCGAGGGGCCGGATGGGCAGACATTGGCGGTGGGTTCAACCTCAACGTGCGGATAGACGCTGAGCCGCCGGTTGTCCTCCGGGTTCACAGGCCCTGGGTCCGCCGCGGGCGGGTAGTGGGACTGCGGCGCCTGCGGGAGCGGCTCCAGCGGACGCAAGTCCGCGTCGCTCGGCCGATTCGGATTTCCGGCTGCGATCTCGTGAGGGTCGCTGATCGTTGGGCTGAGCTTGAGGAGTTCATCGATCACATTGAGCCACGGGCGGACGAGGACTCCTACCTCCGCCTATTCGAGGAGCTCGGACGCGTTCACACTGCGCTCAAAGCAGTCTGGGAGCCCAGCCCGCCCGAACCCTTCGACGACCACAGAACCTTCGGCCAACTGCGTTACTCGGTCGGCTTCACACGCCGCAGGCTCGGACCCCGCAGCGAGCCGGTCGTGCATCGGATGCGCCAACTGACTGGCGAGCTCTCCAAGCTCTGGAAGGAGGTCGAACTGCCATGCACTCCGATTCATGGGGACTACAAATTGGGGAACGCGGGCGAACTGTCAGACGGCTCATGGGCCACCTTCGACCTGGATTTTGCGAGGGTTAGGGAGCGGCTGTACGACGTCGCGGCCAGCCTGCACCATGCCGCACAGCGCGGCGAATTGC
Encoded proteins:
- a CDS encoding phosphotransferase, which produces MTGSEASTSPPPLPRWFGPRASPDDPAVSALIARVARGAGWADIGGGFNLNVRIDAEPPVVLRVHRPWVRRGRVVGLRRLRERLQRTQVRVARPIRISGCDLVRVADRWAELEEFIDHIEPRADEDSYLRLFEELGRVHTALKAVWEPSPPEPFDDHRTFGQLRYSVGFTRRRLGPRSEPVVHRMRQLTGELSKLWKEVELPCTPIHGDYKLGNAGELSDGSWATFDLDFARVRERLYDVAASLHHAAQRGELLEPRRLLAAYEGTAPEPLTRDEHRWLPGAVALIPLHWAATAGLVGEGIHEAERAMTAAEAWWSRRVELSS